AGTTATTTTATCTATTTTATAAGCATTCGTCCCCGCAAAAACAAGTCCATTTTCCATATCACCTGTTACTGATTGGATAAGAGCTTGAGAAATGCAGTATGGCGTAGTAGCTGGGTTACAAGGGATAAGGCAATCATAGCAACGCTTTACAGGAATATTGCCTTTATCTAGCTTTTTAGTAAACTCATTATCTACAGCTCTTCCTGGCATACCTACGGGGCTTTGTACCAATCTTATATCCTCTTTTTTTGCATCTACATATGAATTTTTAAAATTTATATGAGCATCACATTCTTCAGTTGCAACAAATCTAGTTGCCATTTGAACACCGCTCGCTCCTAGTTTAATAAACTTTGCAATATCCTCTCCTGAGTATATCCCACCAGCAGCAATTATTGGAACCTGCTTTTTATACTTTTCTTCAAATGGTTTCATCGCTTCTATTACTTCAGTCACTAGCTCTTCAAGCGGTTTAAATTCATTTTTTGCTAGTTCTTCCTTAGAAAAGCCTAAATGGCCTCCAGCTTCTGGTCCTTCTACTATAACCATATCAGGTATTCTTTTATATTTTTTGTCCCATACCTTGGATATAAGAGCTGCTGCTTTTCCTGATGATACTATTGGTACAATTTTTGTCTGTGAGCCTTCTACTAAAGTTGGTAAATCTAATGGAAGTCCAGCTCCTGAGATTATTAAATCTATTTTCATTTCTACTGCAGCCGCAACCATTTCTTTATAGTTTTTCATTGCTGTTAATAGATTTACTCCTAGTATTCCATCACCACAAAGCTCTTTAGCTCTTTTTATATGCTTCTTTAGTGCTCTTACATTTGCTTCGTTGTTATTTGATAAAAAATCCGGCTCGTCATAGCCTATCTGAACTCCTGAAATAACTCCTATAGCACCTTCACGTGCTACTGCTGATGCAAGTGAAGATAGTGACACTCCTACACCCATTGCTCCTTGTATTATAGGAAGCTTTGCTATGCGGTCACCTAATTTTATTGGTTTTAAACTATTAATGGTAATCTCTCCTTTTAAAATATTTTGATAATCAAAGTATACATATTTATTTTAAACCATTTTAGTTTGATAATCAAAGTATTTTTTTATTTTTGCAATTTAACCATTAATGTTTAAGCAAAAAGCATATTTATAATTAATTTTCTGGTATAATTTTAATTAATACTGTTAAATGAAAGGATGGTTTAAATGAACGAAAACAATAACTTGTCTTCTAAAAAATGTGAAGCTTGCAGTACTGGCACTATCCCACTTCACGGAAATGAATTATTTGAATTAATGAAGGCTATCCATCCTGACTGGAGTCTTGATGATAATACAAAGATTATGAGAACATTTAGATTTAAAGATTTTATGTCTGCCCTGAATTTCGTAAATAAAGTTGGAGAAGTTGCTGAAGTAGAAGGTCATCACCCTGATATAGAGCTAAGCTGGGGAAAAGTAAAGGTAATCCTATTAACTCACAAAATTCACGGCCTTAGTATCAACGACTTTATTATGGCCGCTAAAATCGATGATTTAGCTATTTAGTCTTTCCTGAATTTTTGTAATATTTCGTAATACACACATAAAACTTAGTCTCTCGAGGGACTAAGTTTTTATAATTAATAATGGAGGCAAAAATGAAAAGTATTTCGAACATTTTAGGATTTAATAAAGAAGCAATGCTTCTTGATTCTAAACTTTATATTGTAAAATCTATGGTCGCAATTGCCACTGGGTATATCATAGGTTCAAAAATGCCTATAGCAAATCTGGATATGATATCCGTTCTTTTAGGAGTTATGTACAATCTCGAGCCTGTTAATGTTTCCGGGATAAAAGGGGGAATTAATCAGCTTTTAGCTTCAACTTTAGGAGCAGCTTGCACTGGAATATTGATTTTGCTATTTGGTATCAATGTATACACTATAGCTCTAGGAATGGCACTTACCTTATATTCATCTCTAAAAATCAACTGGAGGATGGTTTCTCCAGTAGCTATATTTACCTGTATTTATATGACTCAGTTTGTACAGCTAAATGCGGCATCAGAGCCTAGCATCTGGCTCACCTTTAGATTGAGAATTGCAGCTCTAAGCTTAGGTGTAGCAATAGCTATATTTTATAATTATTTATTTTCATTTTTTTATTACAAAAAAATCGGTCACAAGCGATTGGAATTTGTTAAGCTCCAAACCTTAAAAGGCCTTACTCATATAAAAAATCAACTTTTAGGCACAGATATTCCTAATGAAAATTCAAATATCTTGTATCAAAGCATTTTTAATGATGTGGAATTAGTTGATTCAAACATCAAGACTATGCTCAGCGAATCAGCACTTCCTTACAAAGCTGTCCAAAAAGATGAGCTCGTTACTATTTCAACAATAATTGATGACTTAAAAAAGATAAATCATTTATCTTATGATATTTATTTTGCATATAAAGAGGATTCTTCCCTCCACATTCACAGCCAAAAAATATTAAGCTCTATAGATAACGTAATAGCAAGCCTTAATAACATTGATTTTAATAATTTGAATTTAGAAAACAAAAACTTCCAGAATAACCATATAGATTATTCTGGAAGCGAAAGTAATCGTTTAGTTTGGAATCTTAAAACTATAGAAAAATCAGTAGAAAATATTTACTCATCTGCTAAAATATTATCTCTAAAAAACATTATTGTCCCATAAGCAGCCATTACAGCCATGTATTGATCTGACAATGATGATTCTATCCCTTCTATATTGGCATTGTCCCTATATAGTTGTTCATTTCGTTCCACCTCGGAATCGAAGAACTCATCAAACTCCTCGATTGATTTCATGGCTGAAATTTTGTCTGCATACCTATCATATTCTTCTCCTAGATGCTGCAGAAAAAATTTATCCAGTGCAGGATACCTTGACTTATAAAGTGATAATACTTGATCTTTTG
This is a stretch of genomic DNA from Acetoanaerobium sticklandii. It encodes these proteins:
- a CDS encoding NAD(P)H-dependent flavin oxidoreductase; translated protein: MQGAMGVGVSLSSLASAVAREGAIGVISGVQIGYDEPDFLSNNNEANVRALKKHIKRAKELCGDGILGVNLLTAMKNYKEMVAAAVEMKIDLIISGAGLPLDLPTLVEGSQTKIVPIVSSGKAAALISKVWDKKYKRIPDMVIVEGPEAGGHLGFSKEELAKNEFKPLEELVTEVIEAMKPFEEKYKKQVPIIAAGGIYSGEDIAKFIKLGASGVQMATRFVATEECDAHINFKNSYVDAKKEDIRLVQSPVGMPGRAVDNEFTKKLDKGNIPVKRCYDCLIPCNPATTPYCISQALIQSVTGDMENGLVFAGTNAYKIDKITTVKDLINELCEEANSYL
- a CDS encoding 4a-hydroxytetrahydrobiopterin dehydratase — translated: MNENNNLSSKKCEACSTGTIPLHGNELFELMKAIHPDWSLDDNTKIMRTFRFKDFMSALNFVNKVGEVAEVEGHHPDIELSWGKVKVILLTHKIHGLSINDFIMAAKIDDLAI